A genomic region of Mus musculus strain C57BL/6J chromosome 7, GRCm38.p6 C57BL/6J contains the following coding sequences:
- the Vmn1r129 gene encoding vomeronasal 1 receptor 129, giving the protein MSAHGNSLKTTEEVALQILLLCQFGVGTVANVFLFVHNFSPVLTGSKQRPRQVILSHMAVANALTLFLTIFPNNMMAFAPKTPPTELKCKLESFSHLVVRSTNLCSTCVLSVHQFVTLVPLNRGKGKLVLRASVTNMASYSSCSCWFFSVLSNIHIPIKFSGPQITDNNTDSKRKLFCSTSGFSVGIVFLQFAYDATFMSIMVWTSISMVLLLRRHRQRMQHILTPNQNPRGQAESKATHTILMLVFTFVSFYLLNCICIIVHALFMHSHFFVRLVSEILTAIFPSISPLLLIFRDPKDPCSVLFNC; this is encoded by the coding sequence ATGTCTGCTCATGGTAACTCCCTGAAAACCACTGAAGAAGTGGCTCTTCAGAtcctcttgctttgccagtttggggttgggactgtggccaatgtctttctgtttgtccataatttctccccagtcttgactggttctaaacagaggccaagacaggtgattttaagccacatggctgtggccaatgccttgactctattcctcactatatttccaaacaacatgatggcttttgctcccaaaactcctccaactgaactcaaatgtaaattagaatccTTCAGTCACCTGGTGGTAAGAAGCACAAacttgtgttccacctgtgtcctgagtgtccatcagtttgtcactctGGTTCCTCTTAATAGAGGGAAAGGTAAACTTGTACTCAGAGCAAGTGTCACAAACATGGCAAGTTATTCTTCTTGcagttgttggtttttcagtgtcttaagtaacatTCACATTCCAATTAAGTTCAGtggtccacagataacagacaataacactgactcgAAAAGAAAGCtgttctgttccacttctggattcagTGTGGGCATTGTCTTCTTGCAGTTTGCGtatgatgccacattcatgagcatcatggtctggaccagtatctccatggtacttctcctccgtagacatcgccagcgaatgcagcacatcctcactcccaatcagaACCCCAGAGGCCAAGCTGAGTCCAAAGCAACCCATACTATCCTGATGCTGGTGTTtacatttgttagcttttatcttctaaattgtatttgtatCATAGTACATGCCCTTTTTATGCATTCTCATTTCTTCGTAAGGCTTGTCAGTGAGATTTTAACTGCAATCTTCCCCAGTATCTCTCCtttactgttgatcttcagagatcccaaggatccttgttctgtgctcttcAACTGTTGA